The segment ACATAAAATGCAGCACTTTCACTGGTGAACTCGACCAAAGCCTTAAGGGCTGGATTGACGTGCTCCGCCAAGTTGAATGAATTTTGGTAGTGATTGCCGAGCGTGAGCAGTGTGGGACCAAGCTGGTAATGGCCGTTGCTCAGACGGCTGATGTAGTGTTCGTGTTCCAGGGAACTGATCAGACGAAGGATGGTGCTTTTATGGAGCCCAGTGCGCGAGGCCAAGTCAGCAAGCGACAGGCTAGGCGTACCGTCAATAAACGCTTGCAAGACGGAAAGTGCACGGTCGACGGCGGCAACACGTAAGCTAGGGTCAGCCATAAGTCCTTTCAATAGGAAGAAGGGGAATGATTCGGTGGGTGGGTCAGATATTTCTTTGGTAGGGCCCCATGATGATCCTCTTGACTTGCTGTTACCACAAGGCGCCGGACTCCAGATGAATCTAGACCACATGAGCTGCTCTGCGGAAGACAACTTGACTTTCTCGAGGGCTGAGCCTACTGTCTTTTTAACCCTATTCAAGTTCTTGGTCCGTTCGTACGTCGTCCCAATTCGCACTATAGCAAAAAAATAGAATGCCGTTCTATTTTAGGATGTCTCTTATGACTACGCTCTCCATGCCGCCCCTTCAAACCTACATGCAACCCCTCCAGCAGCAGCTCATCGACCTCAGTCTGGACATCCACGCTCATCCTGAAACCGCCTGGCAGGAACACCACGCCGTCGAAGGCCTGACCACCCTGCTCGAAAGCCACGGCTTGCAGGTTGAACGCAACTTCTGTAATCTTCCCACCTCATTTCGAGCCAGTCACACTTTTGGGGTATCCGGACCCACCATCACGCTGCTGGCTGAGTACGATGCCTTGCCCGGCCTGGGCCACGCCTGCAGCCACAACATCATCGGCGTGGCCGCCGCTGGTGCCGCCATCCTGGTCAAGCAAGCCCTAGAGGGAACGCTCTTCGCTGGACGGATCGAGGTTGTTGGGTGTCCTGCTGAAGAGGGAGGGGGAGGCAAGATCATCCTCCTTGACCATGGTGCCTTCCAAGCCACCGACGCCGCCATGATGATCCATGGGGGTGCCCGCAGTATGCCTGTGCGCAGCTCGCTGGCCCTTGCTGATTTGAATTTTAAGTTCTATGGCCGCGCTTCACATGCCGCCAGCAATCCTCATCTCGGCGTCAATGCACTTGATGCCTGTATTCAGACCTTTAATGCCATTAATGCCATGCGCCAGCACTTTCCCGACGAAACCCGGGTTCACGGCATCATTACCCACGGCGGTGCTGCGGCCAATATCGTTCCGGACTACGCCGAAGCGGATTTCCTTGTCCGTCACAAACAGCTTGAGGTCATGCGTGACATCAAGGCCAAAGTGCGGCGCTGCGCTGAATTCGCTGCCGCTGCTGTGGGCGCACGCGTCGAGATCACTGAAGACCGTGAATACACTTCCCGCAACAACAATGTCGCTCTCGCCACCCGCTTTGGGCACCACCTGCAAGCCCTTGGTGAAGACTTGCAGGCACCCCCACAGATTGGTGGAGTGGGTTCCTCAGACTTCAACAACGTCAGCCATCAGGTGCCTGCGATCCATCCGTACATCAAGAT is part of the Deinococcus sp. QL22 genome and harbors:
- a CDS encoding M20 family metallopeptidase, which encodes MPFYFRMSLMTTLSMPPLQTYMQPLQQQLIDLSLDIHAHPETAWQEHHAVEGLTTLLESHGLQVERNFCNLPTSFRASHTFGVSGPTITLLAEYDALPGLGHACSHNIIGVAAAGAAILVKQALEGTLFAGRIEVVGCPAEEGGGGKIILLDHGAFQATDAAMMIHGGARSMPVRSSLALADLNFKFYGRASHAASNPHLGVNALDACIQTFNAINAMRQHFPDETRVHGIITHGGAAANIVPDYAEADFLVRHKQLEVMRDIKAKVRRCAEFAAAAVGARVEITEDREYTSRNNNVALATRFGHHLQALGEDLQAPPQIGGVGSSDFNNVSHQVPAIHPYIKIAPEGTSAHTIEFLEASRSPEGMRGLLLGAQALASTAIDLLQDPHLLQQVKSEFAVNQQGLSSDAQGAPS